A region from the Cryptosporangium arvum DSM 44712 genome encodes:
- a CDS encoding CBS domain-containing protein translates to MTRFPACIHLGADIRRAAELVSVSQISELMVLDHDDAFVGALSEGDLIRAVLPSYDEALRAGGSLDDAFGDLSRKARDLADRPIDPLVVRDAITLRPDDDVARAAVVMTEKQIRRLPVVEGRTLHGTVARSDICRAVIYHA, encoded by the coding sequence ATGACCAGATTTCCGGCGTGCATCCATCTCGGTGCGGACATCCGCCGCGCCGCCGAGCTGGTCAGCGTCTCCCAGATCAGCGAGCTGATGGTGCTCGACCACGACGACGCGTTCGTCGGCGCGCTCAGCGAGGGCGATCTGATCCGGGCGGTGCTGCCGAGCTACGACGAGGCCCTGCGCGCGGGCGGGTCGCTCGACGACGCGTTCGGCGATCTGAGCCGCAAAGCCCGCGACCTCGCCGACCGCCCGATCGACCCGCTCGTCGTCCGCGACGCGATCACGCTGCGCCCCGACGACGACGTGGCCCGGGCCGCGGTCGTGATGACCGAGAAACAGATCCGCCGCCTGCCGGTCGTCGAGGGACGCACGCTGCACGGCACGGTGGCCCGCTCCGACATCTGCCGCGCCGTCATCTACCACGCCTGA